A window of Rhodobacteraceae bacterium LMO-JJ12 contains these coding sequences:
- the cueR gene encoding Cu(I)-responsive transcriptional regulator, protein MNIGEVAEASGLPAKTIRYYEDIGLITPMRAGNGYRSFRESDLHKLSFLGRARSLGFSIEDCRNLLALYEDRTRASADVKAIAREHLARIEAKLSELRQMKDTLSHLITACAGDDRPDCPILSDLSAPPATKP, encoded by the coding sequence ATGAACATCGGAGAAGTCGCCGAAGCCAGCGGGCTGCCCGCCAAGACCATCCGCTATTACGAGGATATCGGGCTGATCACGCCCATGCGCGCAGGCAATGGCTATCGCTCGTTTCGTGAAAGCGATCTGCACAAGCTGAGCTTTCTGGGGCGCGCCCGCTCCTTGGGGTTTTCGATCGAAGACTGCCGCAACCTGCTGGCGCTTTATGAAGACCGCACCCGTGCCTCGGCGGATGTAAAGGCCATTGCGCGCGAACATCTCGCCCGGATCGAGGCCAAGCTGAGCGAGTTACGCCAGATGAAAGATACGCTTTCGCATCTGATCACGGCCTGCGCCGGGGATGATCGCCCCGATTGCCCGATCCTGAGCGATCTCTCCGCGCCACCCGCCACGAAACCCTGA
- a CDS encoding heavy metal translocating P-type ATPase, which yields MGALHDLKLSIDGMSCASCVGRAKSALEGVDGVNEVEVNLASERAHIRFGAPADPGIIVATLDKAGYPARLARAVLEIEGMSCASCVGRVDKALAALPGVVEVNVNLASETATVRYLEGMLTPAELRNAAREAGYPARLREGGEAPDAGARKEAEAGELRRDLIIAAALTLPVFVVEMGGHLFPALHHWIAGTVGQQASWVVQFLLTTLVLIFPGRRFYTKGFPALLRGAPDMNSLVAVGTSAAYLFSVVATFAPALLPAASRAVYYEAAAVIVVLILLGRFLEARAKGRTGAAIAKLINLAPKTALVRRDGQESEIDASEVVTGDTVILRPGARVPVDGEVLSGESHIDESMITGEPIPVDKHPGDPVTGGTINGTGALELRATAVGRDTTLAQIVRMVEEAQGARLPIQGLVDRITLWFVPAVMVLAALTVLIWLIFGPAPALSHALVAGVAVLIIACPCAMGLATPTSIMVGTGRAAEMGVLFRKGDALQALQGVEMVAFDKTGTLTEGRPVLTDLILAEGFERAEVLRLVGALEGQSEHPIARAIEAAAKTEAGVLPAVKEFGSLTGFGVRGNVEGRDVLVGAARLMARENIDTNALTDQAEAMAKAGKTPLYGAIDGQIAALVAVADPLKSTTRAALAALHAMGLKTAMITGDARATAEAIAREAGIDHIEAECLPRAKVKALEGLGAKGKVAFVGDGINDAPALAAADVGIAIGTGTDVAVEAADVVLMRGDLGGVVNAFAVSQATMRNIRQNLFWAFAYNTALIPVAAGALYPAFAVQLSPMLGAGAMALSSVFVVSNALRLRRLTPQMKET from the coding sequence ATGGGCGCGCTGCATGATTTGAAACTGTCGATTGACGGGATGAGCTGTGCGTCCTGCGTTGGTCGCGCGAAATCGGCGCTTGAAGGCGTTGATGGTGTGAACGAGGTGGAGGTCAACCTGGCGAGTGAGCGCGCGCATATACGCTTTGGCGCGCCCGCCGACCCCGGAATCATCGTCGCCACACTCGATAAGGCCGGTTATCCGGCACGACTGGCGCGCGCGGTGCTTGAAATTGAAGGCATGAGCTGCGCCTCCTGTGTTGGACGGGTCGACAAGGCGCTGGCGGCGCTTCCGGGAGTGGTGGAGGTGAACGTCAACCTCGCGTCCGAGACTGCGACGGTGCGCTACCTCGAAGGCATGCTGACGCCCGCCGAGTTGCGCAACGCGGCGCGCGAGGCGGGTTATCCGGCGCGGCTGCGCGAGGGCGGCGAGGCGCCGGATGCGGGCGCGCGCAAGGAAGCGGAGGCGGGCGAGCTGCGGCGTGATCTGATCATTGCCGCCGCGCTGACGCTGCCGGTGTTTGTCGTGGAAATGGGGGGGCATCTTTTCCCTGCGCTGCATCACTGGATCGCAGGCACGGTGGGCCAGCAGGCCAGTTGGGTGGTGCAGTTCCTGCTCACCACGCTGGTTCTGATCTTTCCGGGGCGGCGGTTCTATACCAAGGGCTTTCCGGCACTGTTGCGCGGCGCGCCCGACATGAATTCTCTGGTCGCCGTGGGCACGTCCGCCGCCTATCTCTTCTCGGTGGTGGCAACTTTCGCGCCCGCCCTGCTGCCCGCTGCCAGCCGCGCGGTCTATTACGAGGCAGCGGCGGTGATCGTGGTGCTGATCCTGCTCGGGCGCTTCCTTGAGGCGCGCGCCAAGGGGCGTACCGGGGCGGCGATTGCCAAGCTGATCAACCTCGCCCCCAAGACCGCGCTGGTGCGGCGCGATGGGCAGGAGAGCGAGATTGATGCCAGCGAGGTCGTTACCGGCGACACGGTGATCCTGCGACCCGGTGCGCGGGTGCCGGTGGACGGTGAGGTTTTGAGCGGCGAAAGCCATATTGACGAGAGCATGATCACCGGCGAGCCGATCCCGGTGGACAAGCATCCCGGCGATCCTGTTACCGGCGGCACGATCAATGGCACGGGCGCGCTCGAGCTCAGGGCCACGGCGGTGGGGCGCGATACCACGCTGGCACAGATCGTGCGCATGGTGGAAGAGGCGCAGGGCGCGCGGCTGCCGATCCAGGGGCTGGTCGACCGGATTACGCTCTGGTTCGTGCCTGCGGTGATGGTGTTGGCGGCTCTGACAGTGCTGATCTGGCTGATCTTTGGCCCCGCCCCGGCGCTTAGCCATGCGCTGGTGGCAGGTGTGGCGGTGCTGATCATCGCCTGCCCCTGTGCCATGGGGCTGGCCACGCCGACCTCGATCATGGTGGGCACCGGGCGCGCGGCGGAAATGGGGGTGCTGTTTCGCAAAGGGGATGCCTTGCAGGCTTTGCAGGGCGTCGAGATGGTGGCCTTCGACAAGACCGGAACATTGACAGAAGGGCGCCCGGTGCTGACCGACCTGATACTGGCCGAGGGGTTTGAGCGCGCCGAGGTGCTGCGCCTTGTCGGGGCGCTCGAAGGGCAATCCGAACATCCCATCGCACGCGCCATCGAGGCGGCAGCAAAGACCGAGGCGGGGGTCCTGCCCGCGGTGAAAGAGTTCGGCTCGCTGACCGGCTTTGGCGTGCGCGGCAACGTCGAGGGGCGCGATGTGCTGGTCGGTGCCGCCCGATTGATGGCGCGCGAAAACATTGACACCAATGCGCTGACGGACCAGGCCGAGGCGATGGCGAAGGCGGGCAAGACGCCGCTCTACGGCGCGATTGACGGTCAGATCGCAGCCCTTGTCGCGGTAGCCGATCCGCTCAAATCCACCACGCGCGCAGCGCTGGCGGCGCTGCACGCCATGGGCCTCAAGACCGCGATGATCACCGGCGATGCGCGCGCCACGGCCGAAGCCATCGCGCGCGAGGCCGGGATTGATCATATCGAGGCCGAATGCCTGCCGCGCGCCAAGGTCAAGGCGCTGGAGGGGCTTGGCGCAAAAGGCAAGGTGGCTTTTGTCGGCGACGGGATCAATGACGCCCCGGCCCTGGCCGCAGCGGATGTCGGCATTGCCATCGGCACGGGCACGGATGTGGCCGTTGAGGCCGCCGACGTGGTGCTGATGCGCGGCGATCTCGGCGGCGTGGTCAATGCCTTTGCCGTCAGCCAAGCGACGATGCGCAATATTCGTCAGAACCTCTTCTGGGCATTCGCCTATAATACCGCGCTGATCCCGGTTGCGGCAGGCGCACTCTATCCTGCTTTCGCAGTTCAGCTGTCGCCGATGCTGGGGGCGGGTGCGATGGCGCTGAGCTCGGTTTTCGTCGTCAGCAACGCGTTGCGCCTGCGCCGCTTGACGCCACAGATGAAGGAGACATGA